Proteins from a genomic interval of Pseudomonadota bacterium:
- the amrB gene encoding AmmeMemoRadiSam system protein B, whose translation MKTVLSFEFRVLSYKHLIIALGIFFIFFVSTLCNAEEGQQKVKKPAFAGSFYPADKHQLEKKIDGYLKEAEAKSEKIPSQIFGVISPHAGYEYSGQVAAYGYNQIKGKDYKTVIIIGSSHQVPFKGISIYPSGSWETPLGNVQIDRKIAQYLMDNCKSVKVYPAAFVREHSLEVQVPFLQRSLKSFNIVPLVTGSLDGDDYKNLSDALLKLLKQNPKDILIVASSDMSHYHSYNKASQMDKLALKDMEELGIEKLFENLYNGNCELCGAPGVITLMMVASKLNARAKTLYYANSGDVTRDKDRVVGYGAVAFMYPDKSDSALSKQEQNTLLMIARKTLDEYISKGNIPQFDIKAGKLLEKRGVFVTLTKNHDLRGCIGYIVPVAPLYKAVIEMTVSASTRDPRFPPVSKGELKDINIEISALTPLKLINDPNSIEVGKHGLYITKGNYSGLLLPQVATEHKWNREEFLRQTCMKAGLPSTAWKDKGTNIYTFMAQIFSE comes from the coding sequence ATGAAAACAGTTTTGAGTTTTGAGTTTCGAGTTTTGAGTTATAAACACCTTATCATTGCCCTTGGCATATTTTTCATATTTTTTGTCTCAACCCTCTGCAATGCTGAGGAGGGGCAGCAGAAAGTAAAAAAACCGGCTTTTGCAGGGTCTTTTTATCCGGCGGACAAGCATCAACTGGAGAAAAAGATAGATGGGTATCTCAAAGAGGCTGAGGCAAAGAGTGAAAAGATTCCTTCACAGATTTTTGGTGTTATTTCTCCCCATGCAGGATACGAGTATTCAGGACAGGTTGCAGCGTACGGATATAACCAGATAAAAGGAAAAGATTACAAAACCGTGATTATTATCGGGTCGAGTCACCAGGTGCCTTTCAAGGGAATCTCGATTTACCCTTCAGGCTCCTGGGAAACCCCACTCGGAAATGTCCAGATAGACCGGAAGATTGCACAATATCTCATGGATAACTGCAAATCCGTAAAGGTCTATCCCGCGGCCTTTGTCCGTGAGCATTCCCTGGAGGTACAGGTGCCTTTCCTCCAGCGCTCTCTTAAATCATTTAACATTGTACCTCTGGTTACCGGGTCTCTTGATGGAGATGACTATAAAAACCTTTCCGATGCCCTCCTGAAACTCCTCAAACAAAACCCGAAAGACATCCTCATTGTTGCATCCTCCGACATGTCCCACTATCACTCTTATAACAAAGCGTCCCAAATGGACAAACTCGCCTTAAAAGACATGGAAGAACTTGGTATCGAAAAACTCTTTGAAAATCTTTACAATGGGAATTGCGAATTGTGCGGCGCCCCCGGTGTGATTACCCTCATGATGGTAGCCTCGAAGCTGAACGCCCGGGCGAAAACCCTTTATTATGCAAATTCCGGCGATGTGACACGTGATAAAGACAGGGTTGTGGGATACGGGGCCGTTGCCTTTATGTATCCCGACAAAAGCGACTCCGCTCTGAGCAAGCAAGAACAGAATACATTACTTATGATTGCCCGCAAAACCCTCGATGAATATATCTCAAAGGGCAATATCCCGCAGTTTGATATTAAAGCAGGCAAGCTCCTTGAAAAAAGAGGGGTCTTTGTTACGCTTACAAAAAATCATGACCTCCGCGGGTGCATTGGATATATTGTGCCGGTTGCACCATTATACAAAGCAGTTATAGAAATGACGGTATCAGCGTCAACCAGGGACCCCCGCTTTCCTCCTGTTTCAAAAGGGGAATTGAAAGACATTAATATTGAAATATCAGCACTCACCCCTTTAAAACTTATCAATGATCCAAACAGTATCGAAGTTGGAAAACATGGTTTGTATATAACAAAAGGTAACTATTCCGGTCTCCTGTTGCCGCAGGTGGCCACAGAGCATAAATGGAACAGGGAAGAATTTCTCAGACAGACCTGCATGAAAGCCGGTCTCCCGTCAACGGCGTGGAAGGATAAAGGAACAAACATTTATACCTTCATGGCACAGATATTTTCTGAATAG
- a CDS encoding isochorismatase family protein, protein MIKERYFTAGSIHQKAEIMLSSLMEFRKRHDFVFNPEGSALLILDMQKYFLEASSHAYIPSASAIIPAIKTLIHLYSDRGLPLIFTRHINTPVNSGMMSRWWTDTITKENPLSGIADSMNTENAVVIDKGQYDAFFETPLESILKGKNITRIIVCGVMTHLCCETTARSAFTRGFEVFFTIDGTATYNKLFHMSALLNLSHGFAVPVLMTELIASFEVYP, encoded by the coding sequence ATGATAAAAGAAAGATACTTCACAGCCGGTTCTATCCATCAAAAGGCTGAAATAATGCTCTCTTCGCTCATGGAGTTCAGGAAAAGACATGATTTTGTGTTTAATCCTGAAGGGTCGGCATTATTAATTCTGGATATGCAAAAATATTTTCTGGAAGCATCATCACATGCATATATTCCCAGTGCCAGCGCGATTATTCCCGCCATAAAGACACTTATCCATTTGTATTCGGACAGGGGTCTGCCCCTCATATTCACCCGTCATATCAATACACCCGTCAACTCCGGGATGATGTCACGATGGTGGACGGATACGATCACAAAAGAAAACCCCTTGAGCGGCATCGCAGACAGCATGAATACTGAAAACGCTGTTGTGATTGATAAAGGCCAGTATGACGCCTTTTTTGAAACCCCCCTTGAATCCATCCTGAAGGGAAAAAACATCACCCGCATCATCGTTTGCGGGGTCATGACACATCTGTGTTGTGAAACGACGGCCCGCTCCGCTTTCACAAGAGGTTTTGAGGTCTTTTTCACGATTGACGGAACAGCCACATACAACAAACTGTTCCACATGTCTGCTCTTCTCAATCTCTCTCACGGTTTTGCCGTCCCTGTCCTTATGACTGAATTAATAGCATCTTTTGAGGTATACCCCTGA